A genomic region of Bosea sp. 124 contains the following coding sequences:
- the modA gene encoding molybdate ABC transporter substrate-binding protein: MNLGRRLFAIALAVFATPVLAQAPSASVPNVAAAADLKFALDEIGKAYEGETGRKVQLTYGSSGNFFHQLQQGAPFQMFMSADEGFVRQLNEAGRTVDQGALYAIGRIVLFAPKGSALKPDAGMTDLRAAIADGRITRFAIANPEHAPYGRAAEEALRSQGLWDGLKSKLVLGENVSQAAQFATSGSSQGGIFAYSLALAPAVSSLGTYALIPADWHAPLRQRMALMKGAGPEAAAFYAYVQQPAARAILRRYGFLLPGESS, translated from the coding sequence ATGAACCTGGGACGACGCCTCTTCGCTATTGCGCTTGCGGTGTTCGCGACGCCTGTGCTCGCTCAGGCGCCGTCGGCCTCTGTCCCCAACGTCGCGGCAGCGGCCGACCTGAAGTTCGCTCTCGACGAAATTGGGAAGGCCTACGAAGGCGAGACGGGACGCAAGGTCCAGTTGACCTACGGCTCGTCGGGCAACTTCTTCCATCAGCTCCAGCAGGGCGCACCGTTTCAGATGTTCATGTCGGCGGACGAAGGCTTCGTCCGCCAGTTGAACGAGGCGGGACGGACGGTTGACCAGGGGGCCCTTTACGCGATCGGACGGATTGTGCTGTTCGCGCCGAAGGGCTCGGCTCTCAAGCCCGACGCGGGGATGACCGATCTCCGTGCTGCCATCGCCGACGGCAGGATCACGCGCTTTGCCATCGCCAATCCCGAACATGCGCCCTACGGCCGCGCCGCTGAAGAGGCGTTGCGCTCCCAGGGCCTTTGGGACGGCCTGAAGTCCAAACTGGTGCTCGGCGAGAATGTCTCGCAGGCTGCCCAGTTCGCGACGTCCGGCTCCTCCCAGGGCGGCATCTTCGCTTATTCGCTCGCGCTCGCGCCGGCGGTTTCCAGTCTCGGCACCTATGCGCTGATCCCGGCCGACTGGCATGCCCCGCTGCGTCAGCGCATGGCACTGATGAAGGGCGCGGGGCCGGAGGCTGCCGCATTCTACGCCTACGTTCAGCAACCGGCGGCCCGCGCCATCTTACGCCGCTACGGGTTCCTGCTGCCGGGCGAAAGTTCCTGA
- the modB gene encoding molybdate ABC transporter permease subunit: MDWTAFGLSFRLGFYTILILLPVGILLGRLLAFSRFRGKGFAEASLALPLVLPPTVIGYYILVGLGGASPIGQALQSAFGRGLVFTFEGLLVASVIINLPFAVQPMQRAFEAIAPDVREAASVSGLSPLAVLTRIDLPLAWPDIVTGLVLAFAHTLGEFGVVLMVGGSIPGETKTVAISIYDRVQAFDHASAGMMSLTLLALSMAALGLTYALSARVGRHHA, translated from the coding sequence ATGGACTGGACCGCCTTCGGGCTTTCTTTCCGGCTCGGCTTCTACACGATCCTGATCCTGCTCCCGGTGGGCATTCTTCTGGGACGGCTCCTCGCCTTCAGCCGCTTTCGCGGCAAGGGATTCGCGGAGGCCTCGCTGGCGCTCCCGCTCGTGCTGCCACCGACCGTGATCGGCTATTACATACTGGTTGGCCTGGGCGGCGCGTCTCCGATCGGCCAGGCGCTCCAATCGGCATTCGGGCGCGGCCTCGTCTTCACGTTCGAGGGCTTGCTGGTCGCTTCTGTGATCATCAACCTGCCCTTTGCGGTGCAGCCGATGCAGCGCGCCTTCGAAGCTATCGCGCCCGATGTGCGTGAAGCTGCGAGTGTGTCGGGCCTTTCGCCATTGGCAGTGCTGACGCGCATCGACCTGCCGCTCGCCTGGCCAGATATCGTCACCGGGCTGGTGCTCGCCTTCGCCCATACGCTTGGCGAGTTCGGCGTAGTGCTGATGGTCGGCGGGTCGATTCCCGGCGAAACCAAAACGGTGGCGATCTCGATCTACGATCGTGTGCAGGCTTTCGACCATGCATCGGCCGGCATGATGTCGCTGACCCTGCTGGCGCTGTCGATGGCTGCCCTCGGCCTGACCTACGCCCTTTCCGCCAGGGTCGGTCGCCACCATGCATGA
- a CDS encoding SulP family inorganic anion transporter yields MAISHLRNEWAPNVTRELLAGTVVALALIPEAIAFSIIAGVDPKVGLYASFCIAVVSAFAGGRPAMISAATGAMALVMVTLVKQHGVQYLFAATILTGIFQIVASLLKLGNLMRFVSRSVVTGFVNALAILIFLAQMPELIGRGPTVYVMTAVGLALIYLLPLVTKAVPSPLVTIILLTGVAMYFGFDIRTVGDMGALPNELPFFAIPQVPLTFETLQIIAPYALTLAMVGLLESLMTAAIIDEMTDTTSDKNRECAGQGTANVVAGLFGGMAGCAMIGQSVINVSSGGRGRLSTLWAGAFLLFLIVVLGPYVSQIPMAALVAVMIMVSINTFQWRSLRSLLIHPKSSSFVMLGTVAVVVWTHDLAKGVLFGVILSGLFFAHKVTRFFAVESDRDGETRIYRVTGQIFFATAEAFHSAFDFREEDVQRVVIDLSAAQFWDITAINALDRVVLKFRHHDIAVETVGMNKATATMVERLAVHDKDGSKLASGH; encoded by the coding sequence ATGGCAATCTCTCATCTTCGCAACGAGTGGGCTCCCAACGTCACGCGGGAACTCCTCGCCGGCACGGTCGTCGCGCTCGCCCTCATCCCCGAAGCGATCGCATTCTCGATCATCGCCGGCGTCGACCCCAAGGTCGGCCTCTATGCGTCCTTCTGCATCGCGGTCGTCTCCGCATTTGCTGGCGGGCGTCCCGCGATGATCTCGGCCGCGACCGGCGCCATGGCGCTGGTCATGGTCACCCTGGTGAAGCAGCATGGTGTCCAGTACCTCTTCGCCGCCACGATCCTCACCGGTATTTTCCAGATCGTCGCCAGCCTCCTGAAGCTCGGAAACCTGATGCGTTTCGTCTCGCGCTCGGTCGTCACGGGCTTCGTCAATGCGCTCGCGATTCTGATCTTTCTCGCGCAGATGCCTGAACTAATAGGCCGTGGGCCGACCGTCTACGTCATGACGGCCGTCGGCCTCGCACTCATCTACCTGTTGCCGCTCGTCACCAAGGCCGTGCCGTCGCCACTCGTGACCATCATCCTGCTCACGGGCGTGGCGATGTATTTCGGCTTCGATATCCGTACCGTCGGCGATATGGGCGCTCTGCCCAACGAACTGCCCTTCTTCGCGATCCCGCAGGTGCCGCTCACCTTCGAGACGTTACAGATCATCGCACCATACGCATTGACCCTCGCCATGGTCGGCTTGCTCGAAAGCCTGATGACAGCAGCCATCATCGACGAGATGACGGACACGACCTCCGACAAGAACCGGGAGTGCGCCGGTCAGGGCACCGCGAACGTCGTCGCTGGCCTGTTCGGCGGCATGGCGGGTTGCGCCATGATCGGCCAGTCGGTCATCAATGTCTCGTCTGGCGGGCGCGGTCGACTTTCCACCCTGTGGGCCGGCGCCTTCCTGCTCTTCCTCATCGTCGTTCTTGGGCCCTACGTCTCGCAAATCCCGATGGCGGCATTGGTAGCAGTGATGATCATGGTCTCGATCAACACCTTCCAGTGGCGCTCGCTGCGGTCTCTCCTGATCCATCCGAAGAGCTCGAGCTTCGTCATGCTCGGGACGGTCGCCGTCGTCGTCTGGACGCACGATCTCGCCAAGGGCGTCCTGTTCGGGGTGATCCTCAGCGGGTTGTTCTTCGCCCACAAGGTGACACGCTTCTTTGCCGTCGAGTCCGACCGAGACGGAGAAACCCGGATCTATCGTGTGACGGGGCAGATCTTCTTCGCGACAGCCGAGGCATTCCACTCGGCCTTCGATTTCCGGGAGGAAGACGTTCAGCGCGTCGTCATTGATCTCAGTGCCGCTCAATTCTGGGACATCACCGCGATCAATGCGCTCGATCGCGTCGTGCTCAAGTTCCGCCATCACGATATTGCGGTCGAGACGGTCGGGATGAACAAGGCGACGGCCACGATGGTCGAGCGCCTGGCTGTCCACGATAAGGACGGATCCAAGCTAGCTTCGGGCCATTGA
- a CDS encoding ABC transporter ATP-binding protein — protein MHDTVASGMGLRIALHQTGPIPLDAEIACRPGELLALVGPSGAGKSTILRAIAGLYRPAHGLITCGGETWVDTQAGVFVPPHRRAIGMVFQSYALFPHMTASANIMAAMGHLPRVERPARARELLSLVNLSGLEGRRPAELSGGQQQRVAVARALAREPKVLLLDEPFSAVDKVTRGKLYRELAELWRSLAIPIVLVTHDFDEAARLADRMCLLHHGRVVQAGTPQDVLARPATVEAARLVDLKNLFEATIRSHDGEETILDWCGDRIVVRPSRTDLPIGSRVAWAVPSTQVILDRADGRDHEGVNRLSATVVEVAALSEATSILVEVAGAAGRVLSMTVPAQFVRRTRMVAGAPVEVSIRPDGIHLMASGASA, from the coding sequence ATGCATGACACGGTCGCGAGCGGCATGGGTTTGCGGATCGCCTTGCATCAAACGGGCCCTATACCGCTCGATGCCGAGATCGCGTGCCGACCCGGCGAACTGTTGGCGCTTGTCGGTCCATCCGGCGCCGGGAAGTCGACAATCCTGCGCGCGATAGCCGGTCTATACCGACCCGCACATGGGTTGATCACTTGCGGCGGCGAAACGTGGGTGGATACGCAAGCGGGCGTGTTCGTGCCGCCGCATCGCCGGGCTATCGGCATGGTGTTTCAGTCCTACGCGCTCTTCCCGCACATGACCGCAAGCGCCAATATCATGGCCGCTATGGGACATCTGCCTCGCGTCGAGCGCCCGGCACGGGCCCGCGAGCTCTTGTCCCTTGTCAATTTGTCTGGGCTGGAAGGGCGCCGTCCGGCCGAACTCTCCGGCGGGCAGCAACAGCGTGTCGCCGTGGCCCGCGCGCTCGCGCGGGAACCGAAAGTCTTGTTGCTCGACGAGCCCTTTTCCGCTGTCGACAAGGTCACACGAGGCAAGCTCTATCGCGAACTGGCGGAACTGTGGCGTTCGCTGGCGATTCCGATCGTGCTCGTGACACACGACTTCGACGAGGCTGCACGTCTGGCTGACCGGATGTGTCTCCTGCATCACGGCCGCGTCGTTCAGGCGGGGACGCCGCAGGACGTGCTCGCGCGGCCCGCGACCGTCGAGGCGGCCAGGCTGGTCGATCTCAAGAACCTCTTCGAGGCGACCATACGCAGTCATGACGGCGAGGAGACGATTCTCGACTGGTGTGGCGACCGGATCGTCGTCAGGCCCTCCCGAACCGATCTGCCGATCGGATCCCGGGTGGCTTGGGCCGTTCCGTCGACGCAGGTGATCCTCGATCGCGCGGACGGACGTGACCATGAAGGCGTCAATCGCCTTTCGGCCACCGTCGTCGAGGTGGCGGCCCTTTCGGAAGCTACCAGTATTCTCGTGGAGGTCGCGGGAGCTGCAGGTCGCGTTCTGTCGATGACGGTTCCCGCCCAGTTCGTTCGCAGAACGCGAATGGTGGCCGGGGCGCCCGTGGAGGTGTCGATCAGGCCCGATGGCATCCACCTCATGGCGTCCGGCGCGTCTGCGTGA
- a CDS encoding winged helix-turn-helix domain-containing protein, with translation MSQKPSPRLQLRIFLGSSVAIGPGKAELLAAVAETGSISAAGRSMGMSYKKAWYLLDTMNRCFQTPLVEASRGGKGFGGARVTPMGAEVLARYRSIQTRAAIAFADDLEALNALVADEPPEAD, from the coding sequence ATGAGCCAGAAACCATCTCCCCGGCTGCAACTGCGCATCTTCCTGGGAAGCTCGGTTGCTATCGGGCCGGGCAAGGCTGAACTGCTGGCAGCGGTAGCAGAAACGGGCTCGATCTCGGCCGCGGGCCGCTCCATGGGGATGAGCTACAAGAAGGCCTGGTACCTGCTCGATACGATGAACCGCTGCTTCCAGACACCGCTCGTCGAGGCCTCCCGGGGCGGCAAGGGTTTCGGCGGCGCCCGCGTCACGCCGATGGGCGCGGAGGTTCTCGCGCGATACCGCTCGATCCAGACCCGCGCAGCCATCGCCTTTGCCGACGATCTTGAGGCGTTGAACGCTCTCGTGGCGGACGAACCTCCCGAAGCCGATTGA